The Chloroflexaceae bacterium DNA window TCGCGCAGGCGCCGCACGCGGCTCCAGTTTGGCACCAGGTTGAAGAGAGTGTCGAGGGCGTAGACTTGCAGCGCGAACGTCGCCCCTTCGATCTGGAGCTGGTATGAACCACACAGCGGCGAACCGATGCCAAAGGTGCGGGCAAGCTGGTGGAAGGCCCAGTCGGGGCGATAGCTCGTGCCCGCCTTACGGTAAGTCGCCGCAAGCAAGGCTTCGCGCAGCCGCAGCGTCGGCGGGTCGGCGGCCTGCGCCAGGTGGCTGAGCAGCCGCACGTCGGCGTAGTTCGAGGTGGGACTGTACAGCGTATCAACGGCGAAGACCTGGTAGGCCCAGGTCCGTCCGTCCACAGTGATAATCTCGCTCGCGCCGATCGGCGGCCCCAGGCGGTTGATAACGGCGAACTGGTGGAAGGCCCAGTCAGGACGGAAGGGCGAGCCGCCCGCCTGGTAGATGCGTTCGAGCAACTCGCGTCCGAGGCCGGCGGGCGGAATGCTGCCCCCCAGGAGGGCGGAGAGGGTCCGCACATCGCCCCAGTTCGGCACTTCGACGAAGAGCGTATCGCGGGCAAAGGGCTGGTAATTGATGCGCCTGCCAGCGATGGTCGCCGTCACACTTGGCCCCAGGGGCATGCCCAGCCCCTGCTGCACAGCGTACTGATGAAAGGCCCAGGCCGGATTGTAGCCCTGCGCGCCGGCCCGGCAGCGGTAACTCTGGTCGAGGAGGGCTTCGAGCAGGCGTTCATCAGCGGGGAGGTTACCGGTCGGAGGAGGGGGTGGCGGAGGAGGAGGGGTTCCCTCCAGGTAGGCTTCGACCTGACTCCAGACCCATTCTTTGGAGATGGCCCAACCGGGGCAACTCTTGAGGCTGGTATAATCGCGATGGAACGAGATCAGCGCGCGCGGCGGGATGCGCAGCCGGCGCGAGAGTTCGCCCATCACCGTCAGAGCGTGCCGCCACGTCGCTCCGGCAGGCAGGCGGGTGTCGAAGTAGCCCACCATTTCCAGGCCGATAGAGTACCAGCCCTGGGCGAGCGAGCCATTGCCCGCGCCGGCGTGCACCCCGATGTCACGCATGGGGGTGGCCAGCCAGATCCCGTCCTCGGCCACAAAGATGTGGGGGCCTGCGGGCCAGCCCTGGCTGGCGTAGAAGCGCTGCATCGCGCGCATGGTAGCCAGGCCGTTCCAGGTGGACTCATCGGGGCGAAAGGTGTGGTGCAGCACCAGCCGGCTGGGGGCCAGGGAACCGAAGTTGTAGGCTGCGACGTAGCGTTTCCACTCCTCGATGGTGAGGCGCCGGTTGATGAACGGCGGGCTGCCTTCGGTGGGGAAATCCGTCATTCGTGATCCCGGGATTCACGGCGCGTCGCCGCCCTCGCCAATGGCGCGCTGGGGGAAACGCACGCGAGCGCGGGTCCAGCCGTTTTGCTCGTCGCGTTCAAGGCGAAACTCGCCGTGCAGGTCCTCGTGAACCAGCGTCTCGATAATCTGGAGGCCCAGGCCGCTGCTGTGGGCCGGGCGGGGCGGCGGGGGGTGGCGGGGGCCGTCGTCACGTACTTCGACCGTGACCATGCCGTCCTGGAGGGTGGCTTCAACCTCGACGCAGCCACCTTCGACGGCCAGGCCGTGGGAGAGAGCGTTGCTGATCAACTCATTGATAACCAGGGCCAGCACCGTGGCGTCGCGTGAGCCGACACGCACCTCATCGCCCATGACCGCGAAGCGCACCGGGGCCTCCGTATTGACGAGAGTGGCCTGGGC harbors:
- a CDS encoding N-acetylmuramoyl-L-alanine amidase yields the protein MTDFPTEGSPPFINRRLTIEEWKRYVAAYNFGSLAPSRLVLHHTFRPDESTWNGLATMRAMQRFYASQGWPAGPHIFVAEDGIWLATPMRDIGVHAGAGNGSLAQGWYSIGLEMVGYFDTRLPAGATWRHALTVMGELSRRLRIPPRALISFHRDYTSLKSCPGWAISKEWVWSQVEAYLEGTPPPPPPPPPTGNLPADERLLEALLDQSYRCRAGAQGYNPAWAFHQYAVQQGLGMPLGPSVTATIAGRRINYQPFARDTLFVEVPNWGDVRTLSALLGGSIPPAGLGRELLERIYQAGGSPFRPDWAFHQFAVINRLGPPIGASEIITVDGRTWAYQVFAVDTLYSPTSNYADVRLLSHLAQAADPPTLRLREALLAATYRKAGTSYRPDWAFHQLARTFGIGSPLCGSYQLQIEGATFALQVYALDTLFNLVPNWSRVRRLRDLAALQGIAPLGSVDETVADPLGGAPTSDAGDPITEPMVIPGDYAPPLTDGFHIVPFTPPSPAQEPRGGQRVQLIVLHAVAGAIAHILAQMSDPRARFATHYVVGIAGGVYRLVEESRAARHVGVVRLNSRQVNVDAISIAITLERPAGWPAQPAGSTDMQVQALRWLLGDLGRRYRLPGEALLRWGALAGSNENVLDGLPMAALREALEQREG